In Lacibacter sp. H375, one DNA window encodes the following:
- a CDS encoding CHRD domain-containing protein, translated as MKRWKKTGWLVLMAVIILGSMEACKKDKDEQEYNLSGSASGAQEVPAVTTTGTATLTGEYDGDDNKLEYKIEWKNLSGTVTQAHIHGPAFAGANAGVLIPLTIMLNGTSGKLEGTASLPDSTEQFLLSGKLYYNLHTTLHAGGEIRGQITATKD; from the coding sequence ATGAAAAGATGGAAAAAAACAGGCTGGTTAGTCCTGATGGCAGTGATCATCTTGGGTAGTATGGAAGCCTGTAAAAAAGACAAAGATGAGCAGGAGTACAATTTAAGCGGTTCAGCTAGTGGTGCGCAGGAAGTACCGGCAGTTACCACAACGGGCACCGCAACTCTTACCGGCGAATACGATGGCGATGATAATAAGCTGGAATACAAAATTGAGTGGAAAAATCTTTCTGGTACTGTAACACAGGCGCATATACATGGGCCAGCATTTGCAGGTGCTAATGCAGGCGTGTTAATTCCATTGACCATTATGCTTAATGGTACATCCGGAAAACTTGAAGGCACAGCTAGTTTGCCTGATTCTACCGAGCAGTTCCTATTGAGCGGTAAGTTGTATTATAATCTGCATACTACTCTTCATGCGGGTGGGGAAATACGGGGACAAATTACTGCAACAAAGGATTAA
- a CDS encoding metallophosphoesterase family protein, translating into MNKLLYYLLPLLVLSSCKRFVFHPNEIRPQEKALNSSNIEKIAKLESKTAFNFILLGDTQRFYDEVDDFVSHVNSLNNVSFILVAGDLVDFGLNKEFNWIASKFGKLKTPYVAVIGNHDMLANGRKIFTEMFGPENFSFTYGKNKFICINSNSREVNYNGEIPDINWLSQQLNDQAPDNIFIVSHVPPFSVDFDKKLESDFAELLTAQHKTRLSLHGHEHQFKQLQPYEGGPTYVVAAASHKRSYVMITVNGEEFSVSEKFY; encoded by the coding sequence ATGAATAAACTACTATATTATTTGTTGCCTTTACTGGTGCTGTCGTCGTGTAAACGGTTTGTATTTCATCCAAATGAAATACGCCCGCAGGAAAAAGCGCTGAACAGCAGCAACATTGAAAAAATTGCAAAGCTGGAATCAAAAACAGCCTTCAACTTTATTTTATTAGGTGACACACAGCGGTTTTATGATGAAGTGGATGATTTTGTTAGTCATGTTAATTCATTAAACAATGTTTCGTTCATATTGGTGGCGGGCGACCTTGTAGATTTTGGTTTGAATAAAGAATTCAACTGGATCGCTTCTAAATTTGGGAAACTGAAAACTCCTTATGTAGCCGTCATTGGAAATCATGATATGCTTGCTAATGGCCGAAAGATCTTTACAGAAATGTTTGGCCCTGAAAATTTCTCCTTCACTTACGGAAAAAACAAATTCATATGTATTAACAGTAATTCAAGAGAGGTAAATTATAATGGAGAAATTCCCGATATTAACTGGCTGTCACAACAATTAAATGACCAGGCGCCAGACAATATTTTTATTGTTTCTCACGTGCCGCCATTCAGTGTTGATTTCGATAAAAAACTAGAGTCTGATTTTGCAGAGCTATTGACTGCCCAACATAAAACAAGATTGTCATTACATGGACATGAACATCAATTCAAACAGCTACAACCTTACGAGGGCGGGCCAACTTACGTAGTTGCAGCAGCATCTCATAAACGCAGCTATGTAATGATAACAGTGAATGGAGAAGAATTTTCTGTATCAGAAAAGTTTTATTGA
- a CDS encoding FAD-dependent oxidoreductase, with the protein MSSIQHSKRTSGEHSTYWIQSTATIAYPSLQSNIETDVLVIGGGIAGLSTAYCLAGAGKQVVLIEDGLIGSGESGRTTAHLTHALDDRYDELQKIFGEEKVKIIAQSHTAAIDWMEQVINTENIHCDFMRVDGYLFVHANDKFETLEKEFDATRKAGLPTELLNTVPGISNVKQPCIRFPKQAQFHIMKYLNGLARAIETKGGIIYTDTHATKINEGEVIANGYKITAKHIVVATNTPVNDLVAIHTKQFPYRTYVIAGLVPKGYLEPALWWDTGDHNSKWITHPYHYVRLQPFTSQYDLLLSGGEDHKTGQADAEGIPETERYARLIEWTREHFPTMQEIAYHWSGQVMEPLDSLAFIGKNPGSENIYIITGDSGNGMTHATIGGLLITDLINGKENNWEDIYKPTRIPLKVAGSYIKEALSMAGQYVDWVSKGDIKSFDELQNGSGAIVSDGLRKLAAYRDSKGELLVYNASCPHLGCVVQWNADEKTFDCPCHGSRFSKEGTVVNGPAISKLKRITVKEPEKHNA; encoded by the coding sequence ATGTCTTCAATACAACATAGCAAGAGAACTTCCGGTGAACATTCAACTTATTGGATTCAATCGACCGCTACAATAGCGTATCCTTCACTTCAAAGCAATATTGAAACAGATGTTTTAGTGATAGGTGGTGGTATAGCTGGCTTAAGTACAGCTTACTGTCTTGCAGGAGCGGGCAAACAAGTAGTGTTGATCGAAGATGGACTCATTGGAAGCGGGGAAAGCGGCCGCACAACGGCACATTTAACGCATGCACTGGATGATCGCTACGATGAATTGCAAAAAATATTCGGCGAAGAGAAAGTAAAGATCATTGCTCAAAGTCATACCGCCGCCATTGACTGGATGGAGCAAGTGATCAACACCGAAAATATTCATTGCGATTTCATGCGGGTAGATGGTTATCTGTTTGTGCATGCCAATGATAAATTTGAAACACTGGAAAAAGAATTTGATGCTACCCGCAAAGCTGGTTTGCCAACCGAACTGTTAAACACTGTGCCCGGTATTTCAAATGTGAAACAGCCCTGTATCCGTTTCCCAAAGCAGGCACAATTTCACATCATGAAATATTTAAATGGTCTTGCACGTGCAATTGAAACGAAAGGGGGAATAATTTACACTGATACACATGCTACAAAGATCAACGAAGGTGAAGTAATTGCTAATGGGTATAAAATAACTGCAAAGCACATTGTAGTTGCAACAAACACCCCTGTGAATGATCTTGTGGCCATTCATACAAAACAATTTCCTTACCGCACGTATGTAATTGCGGGGCTTGTTCCCAAAGGTTATTTAGAACCTGCGCTCTGGTGGGATACGGGTGATCATAATTCTAAATGGATCACACATCCATATCACTATGTAAGGTTGCAGCCGTTTACCAGCCAATATGATTTGTTATTGTCCGGAGGTGAAGATCATAAAACGGGGCAGGCCGATGCAGAAGGTATCCCTGAAACAGAACGTTATGCCCGGTTAATAGAATGGACACGTGAGCATTTTCCAACAATGCAGGAGATCGCTTACCATTGGTCTGGTCAGGTAATGGAGCCATTAGATTCATTGGCATTCATTGGAAAAAATCCGGGCAGCGAAAACATTTACATCATTACAGGTGATTCAGGAAATGGAATGACACATGCAACCATTGGCGGCTTATTGATCACCGATCTTATTAACGGAAAGGAAAATAATTGGGAGGATATCTACAAACCTACACGCATTCCATTGAAAGTTGCCGGAAGTTATATCAAGGAAGCATTAAGTATGGCAGGGCAGTATGTTGACTGGGTATCGAAAGGAGATATTAAATCATTTGATGAGCTTCAGAATGGCAGCGGCGCCATTGTAAGTGACGGGTTGAGAAAACTGGCAGCTTATAGAGATAGCAAAGGAGAGTTGCTTGTATATAATGCTTCCTGTCCTCATTTAGGTTGCGTTGTTCAATGGAATGCTGATGAAAAAACATTTGATTGCCCATGTCATGGTTCGAGATTTTCAAAAGAAGGAACGGTTGTTAACGGACCTGCTATTTCAAAGCTTAAACGTATTACTGTAAAAGAGCCGGAGAAGCACAATGCATAG
- a CDS encoding DUF305 domain-containing protein, producing the protein MKQVRKGFITVCIFFLAACNNSGENASANSDTATTQTDHTTTHQPSLSHDSAAAHGNLMKSMDDMMSNMKKMQMTGDFDIDFANMMIEHHQGGINMAQVEISNGKDEKMKTMAQEITRKQKEEQQKLREFIGSYKPSGMKHGEGELQKSMSGMDSKSKAMQTNADVDKDFAVMMISHHEHAVEMAKMQLKHGMSAELKKMAQDMINDQKKEISEFKTWLNARDK; encoded by the coding sequence ATGAAACAAGTAAGAAAAGGTTTTATAACCGTGTGTATCTTTTTTTTAGCAGCATGTAACAACAGTGGTGAAAACGCTTCAGCAAATAGCGACACTGCCACAACACAAACCGATCACACAACAACACATCAACCATCGTTATCACACGACAGTGCTGCAGCTCACGGCAACCTCATGAAATCAATGGATGATATGATGAGCAACATGAAGAAAATGCAAATGACAGGCGACTTTGATATAGATTTTGCAAACATGATGATAGAACATCACCAGGGTGGAATAAACATGGCGCAAGTTGAAATTTCAAACGGTAAAGATGAGAAGATGAAAACAATGGCGCAGGAAATTACCAGGAAGCAAAAAGAAGAGCAGCAAAAGTTAAGAGAATTTATCGGCAGTTATAAACCATCCGGCATGAAACATGGCGAAGGTGAACTGCAAAAATCGATGAGTGGTATGGATAGTAAATCGAAGGCCATGCAAACAAATGCTGATGTTGATAAAGATTTTGCAGTAATGATGATCTCGCATCATGAGCATGCAGTTGAAATGGCAAAAATGCAACTTAAACATGGCATGTCGGCTGAATTAAAAAAGATGGCGCAGGACATGATCAATGATCAGAAAAAAGAAATAAGTGAATTTAAAACCTGGTTGAACGCAAGGGACAAATAA
- a CDS encoding PAS domain-containing protein — protein sequence MDKKMILAELHKKMITEIQDYAIILLDIDGTILSWNKGAEKIKGYKEEEILGQNFRLFYMPQDRQAGLPEQLIEQAKKEGSARHIGRRVKKGGIIFWGSILITALHNDDGEVIGFTKLTSEVNDYSNE from the coding sequence ATGGATAAAAAAATGATACTGGCTGAGCTTCATAAAAAAATGATTACAGAAATACAGGATTATGCAATCATCTTACTTGATATTGACGGAACTATTTTATCATGGAATAAAGGAGCAGAAAAAATAAAGGGATATAAAGAAGAAGAAATACTTGGGCAAAACTTCAGATTGTTTTATATGCCTCAAGACAGACAAGCTGGTCTTCCGGAACAATTAATTGAACAGGCAAAAAAGGAAGGTAGTGCAAGGCATATTGGAAGACGGGTTAAAAAAGGAGGAATAATATTTTGGGGTAGTATTCTCATTACTGCTTTGCATAACGACGATGGGGAAGTGATAGGTTTTACGAAATTAACAAGTGAGGTGAACGATTACAGCAATGAATAA
- the ku gene encoding non-homologous end joining protein Ku, which translates to MPERIPSSAEVGEHGIVFSNSFKTFIMRAIWTGAIGFGLVNIPIKLFSAVKQSELELDMLDKKDMSNIRFKRVNEKTGKEVPWPQIIKAYNLNDKYVVLDEDDFARAAPEKSRIIEISEFIQEKEVDSIYYEMPYYAEPEKNGSKAYALLRDALRKTGKAGLGSFVLRSKESLCLIKAEGKVIVVNRIRFAEEIRSTSDLTLPAATTKPAEMKMAVQLIDQLTDSFDLTKYKDTYTAKLLKVIRAKAKGTMKAVPQMKIVHSRATDLVAQLKASLKTADKKAS; encoded by the coding sequence ATGCCGGAGAGAATTCCTTCATCAGCAGAAGTAGGTGAGCATGGCATAGTATTTTCTAACTCTTTTAAAACATTTATTATGCGGGCAATCTGGACGGGAGCCATCGGCTTCGGGTTGGTAAATATTCCCATTAAATTATTCAGTGCAGTAAAACAAAGCGAACTGGAACTGGATATGCTGGATAAAAAAGATATGTCGAATATCCGCTTTAAACGGGTAAATGAAAAAACGGGCAAAGAGGTGCCGTGGCCTCAGATCATAAAAGCGTATAATCTCAATGATAAATACGTGGTGTTAGATGAGGATGATTTTGCACGTGCAGCTCCTGAAAAAAGCAGGATCATTGAAATAAGTGAGTTCATCCAAGAAAAAGAGGTGGATAGTATTTATTACGAAATGCCATATTATGCGGAGCCTGAAAAAAATGGCAGTAAAGCTTATGCATTGTTGCGGGATGCATTGCGTAAAACAGGGAAAGCAGGCTTGGGAAGTTTTGTATTGCGCAGCAAAGAAAGCCTGTGTTTAATTAAAGCGGAAGGTAAAGTGATTGTTGTAAACAGGATACGTTTTGCAGAAGAAATCCGCAGCACATCGGACTTAACACTGCCTGCTGCAACAACCAAACCTGCTGAAATGAAAATGGCCGTACAGTTGATCGATCAGTTAACAGATAGTTTTGATCTCACAAAATATAAAGACACTTATACGGCCAAGTTGCTTAAAGTAATAAGGGCGAAAGCAAAAGGCACCATGAAAGCTGTGCCGCAAATGAAAATTGTTCATTCACGTGCTACCGACCTGGTGGCGCAATTAAAAGCCAGCCTTAAAACAGCTGATAAAAAAGCTTCCTGA